One window from the genome of Diospyros lotus cultivar Yz01 chromosome 11, ASM1463336v1, whole genome shotgun sequence encodes:
- the LOC127812511 gene encoding 1-aminocyclopropane-1-carboxylate synthase-like, with protein sequence MGFVSSNNQQHLLSKIATDGGHGENSSYFDGWKAYDSDPYHPTGNPDGVIQMGLAENQLCFDPIEEWVVNNPKASICTAEGAGNFKDTAIFQDYHGLPEFREGVANFMAKVRGDRARFDPDRIVMSGGATGAHEMLVFCLADPGDAFLVPTPYYPGFDRDLRWRTGVQLVPVPCESSNHFKITGAALEAAFRRAKDANIRVKGLLITNPSNPLGTILDKSTMRDILSFITRNNIHLVLDEIYAATVFSQPRYTSIAEIVEQESGSNSINTDLIHIVYSLSKDLGFPGFRVGIVYSYNDAVTSCARKMSSFGLVSTQTQHLLAAMLSDNDFVGKFVAESGKRLAKRHEDFTKGLAQVGIGSLESNAGLFFWMDLRRLLKEPTPEAELALWKVIVHEVKLNISPGVSFHCSEPGWFRVCFANMDDDTMRVALRRIRSFVAKRKGMEGPAKRQCWRSNLQVNLSFRRMDDITMMSPHSPLTSPLVRART encoded by the exons ATGGGTTTCGTTTCCAGCAATAACCAGCAACACTTGCTGTCCAAGATAGCTACAGACGGCGGCCATGGCGAAAACTCGTCGTATTTCGATGGCTGGAAGGCTTACGACAGTGATCCTTACCATCCCACCGGCAATCCTGACGGCGTCATCCAGATGGGTCTTGCAGAAAACCAG CTTTGCTTTGATCCGATCGAGGAATGGGTCGTGAACAACCCGAAAGCATCCATCTGCACCGCCGAAGGGGCCGGCAACTTCAAGGATACAGCCATCTTTCAGGACTACCATGGCTTGCCGGAGTTCAGAGAG GGCGTGGCCAATTTCATGGCCAAGGTGAGAGGAGACAGAGCCCGGTTCGATCCGGACCGCATTGTGATGAGCGGAGGGGCCACCGGAGCTCACGAGATGCTGGTCTTCTGCTTGGCCGATCCCGGCGACGCATTTCTGGTGCCGACGCCGTATTATCCAGG ATTCGACAGAGATCTTCGATGGCGAACGGGAGTTCAACTAGTTCCAGTGCCCTGCGAGAGCTCTAACCATTTCAAGATCACCGGGGCCGCCCTGGAAGCTGCCTTCCGGCGAGCCAAAGACGCCAACATCCGAGTCAAAGGCCTGCTCATCACCAACCCATCCAACCCACTTGGCACCATCTTAGACAAATCCACCATGCGAGACATCCTCAGCTTCATCACCCGGAACAACATCCACCTCGTCCTCGACGAAATCTACGCCGCCACGGTCTTCAGCCAGCCCCGCTACACCAGCATCGCCGAGATAGTGGAACAAGAAAGCGGCTCCAACTCCATTAACACCGATCTCATCCACATTGTCTACAGCCTCTCCAAAGACCTCGGCTTCCCCGGCTTCCGAGTCGGCATCGTTTACTCCTACAACGACGCCGTCACAAGCTGCGCGCGCAAGATGTCGAGCTTCGGCTTGGTTTCGACCCAAACGCAGCACCTGCTCGCCGCCATGCTTTCTGACAATGATTTCGTCGGAAAGTTCGTCGCCGAGAGCGGGAAAAGGTTGGCGAAGCGGCACGAAGATTTCACGAAGGGGCTGGCTCAGGTGGGCATCGGGAGCTTGGAGAGCAACGCGGGGCTGTTCTTCTGGATGGACCTGCGGCGGCTACTAAAGGAGCCAACGCCTGAGGCCGAGTTGGCGCTCTGGAAAGTGATTGTCCACGAAGTGAAGCTCAACATCTCGCCGGGAGTGTCTTTCCACTGCTCGGAGCCGGGCTGGTTCAGGGTTTGCTTCGCCAACATGGACGATGACACCATGAGAGTTGCTCTAAGAAGGATTCGGAGCTTTGTGGCGAAGAGGAAGGGGATGGAAGGGCCGGCCAAGAGGCAGTGTTGGCGGAGTAATTTGCAAGTTAACCTGTCGTTTAGAAGGATGGATGACATTACCATGATGTCCCCTCACTCGCCCCTTACCTCGCCGCTCGTCCGAGCTCGGACTTAG